One Succinispira mobilis DSM 6222 genomic window carries:
- a CDS encoding TonB-dependent receptor plug domain-containing protein → MAYLRRGKIKLTQGLFLSALILSSICSGKVQAAEVDQLETFALDQIVVTATRSEKRDVDVAASTTILTAKDLQNTGASNIQTALAKVPGLAYKTFGPGGSAFGTMSNEITIRGVSNGTLVMINGSPINLRGKYYLDSIPVENVERVEIIKGGGAVLYGSEAMGGVINIIMKKEFANSITAGVGNYGQQKYDLTLNADKLNVGYNLEKWGNVNTISKNTDKGNKHTDATGSEKNSILMEYNFNDKLQLMYNYLETEASYDTWFDGAYKSVPATGSLQQNRKYGTKQNVVQLNYTDDNFKAKAYYNQNKLTADGFTKYDTSGNLKNTIYDTDEKNRTYGVDLQKNWDLNTRTKTILGFTYQNEFYTDYSTKKYDRNNLAFYGQWEQKLSDLNTLSLSARETWTTGAPGDQNYNNFSAQGQLSHKLAENENLYASVGQSFIMPTFAQMYGSSDTAIPNPGLKEQTGVNYEMGWKKISGDHSWKMAVYHIDITDNISAKWNKTKSNYTYSNEDFINTGLELTADIHDQNGWSYNWGINLSNPKAKQEGSDWDRKYGKLQVTGGVTYAKDKWRSSLTGSYMGKRVAAPSSEKSSALKPYFLTSLTTTYICDKNSEITLSLENIFDRKDILNHSGSEYYATPFNFLLSYNYKF, encoded by the coding sequence ATGGCTTATTTAAGACGAGGTAAAATCAAATTAACGCAAGGATTATTTTTAAGTGCTCTTATTCTTAGTAGTATTTGTTCCGGTAAAGTGCAGGCGGCTGAGGTTGATCAATTAGAAACTTTTGCTCTAGATCAAATTGTGGTTACGGCAACTCGAAGCGAAAAACGTGATGTAGATGTCGCTGCTTCCACTACGATTTTGACGGCAAAAGACTTGCAAAATACAGGTGCAAGCAATATTCAAACAGCTCTTGCCAAAGTTCCAGGTCTTGCATATAAAACTTTTGGACCAGGTGGCTCTGCATTTGGGACAATGTCCAATGAAATAACTATTCGTGGGGTTAGTAATGGTACGTTAGTTATGATTAATGGCTCGCCGATTAATCTGCGGGGCAAATATTATTTAGATTCTATTCCTGTGGAAAATGTTGAGCGCGTAGAAATTATCAAAGGTGGCGGCGCAGTACTTTATGGTAGCGAAGCCATGGGTGGCGTAATTAACATTATTATGAAAAAAGAATTTGCAAATAGCATTACAGCTGGCGTAGGTAATTATGGACAGCAAAAATACGATTTAACGTTGAACGCAGATAAACTAAATGTCGGCTATAATTTAGAAAAATGGGGTAATGTAAACACCATTTCTAAAAATACAGACAAAGGTAATAAACACACAGATGCTACTGGTTCAGAAAAAAACAGTATTTTAATGGAATATAACTTCAATGATAAATTACAACTGATGTACAATTATTTAGAGACAGAGGCTAGCTATGATACTTGGTTTGATGGTGCTTATAAATCAGTTCCAGCAACGGGTAGTTTGCAACAAAATCGTAAATATGGCACAAAACAAAATGTTGTTCAACTAAATTATACAGATGATAATTTTAAAGCAAAAGCTTATTATAATCAAAATAAACTTACTGCCGACGGCTTTACGAAATATGACACTTCAGGGAATTTAAAGAACACTATTTACGATACTGATGAAAAAAATAGAACTTATGGAGTAGATTTACAAAAAAATTGGGATTTAAATACTAGAACCAAAACAATTTTAGGATTTACTTACCAAAACGAATTTTATACAGATTACAGTACTAAAAAATATGATCGCAATAATTTAGCTTTTTACGGACAATGGGAACAAAAGTTAAGCGACTTAAATACTTTAAGCTTAAGTGCTCGTGAAACTTGGACAACTGGCGCGCCAGGAGATCAAAACTATAATAATTTTAGTGCTCAAGGCCAGTTGAGTCATAAACTAGCAGAAAATGAAAATCTTTATGCTAGTGTAGGTCAGTCCTTTATCATGCCAACTTTCGCTCAAATGTATGGCTCAAGTGATACAGCAATTCCTAATCCTGGTTTAAAAGAGCAGACTGGCGTTAATTATGAAATGGGTTGGAAAAAAATCTCTGGCGACCATAGTTGGAAAATGGCTGTTTATCACATTGACATTACAGATAATATAAGTGCGAAGTGGAATAAAACTAAAAGCAACTATACCTATAGTAATGAAGACTTTATTAATACTGGTTTAGAACTTACAGCGGATATTCATGATCAAAATGGTTGGAGCTATAATTGGGGCATAAACTTAAGTAACCCTAAAGCCAAACAAGAGGGCTCAGATTGGGATAGAAAATATGGTAAATTACAAGTAACTGGTGGCGTGACTTATGCGAAAGATAAGTGGAGAAGCAGTTTGACAGGAAGCTATATGGGTAAACGGGTGGCAGCACCAAGTTCAGAAAAATCTAGCGCCTTAAAACCATACTTTTTAACTAGTTTAACCACAACTTATATTTGCGATAAAAATAGTGAAATCACTTTAAGCTTAGAAAACATTTTTGATAGAAAAGACATTTTAAATCATTCTGGTTCAGAGTATTATGCTACACCGTTTAACTTCTTATTGAGTTACAATTATAAGTTCTAA
- a CDS encoding TonB-dependent receptor plug domain-containing protein: MRNKKKTLLLAVACCSVFYTSQVSLAAERQELETFALDQIVVTATRSEKKLVDTPANVTVITAEEITRKGYQSVTEALENVPGAIVTSNGFVGSEQHVLLNGEERVLFLVNGRRMNLDRGGGHGRQAFDLRSLPNIGAIEKIEVVKGASTTLYGTDAVGGIINIITKKGAAQVASLDVSSGSWGTENYKLAVGGKTNAGLGYYVTLKKSEQDYVKFKKVKNNQEIKWANTSYESTAATIRLDKQFDADKAATLTFEHSIADAGQPYNPPGFSGFKATDTSTILDNNVMAKYEWGLSGDNKGFVQVFRNHNVGNTYSSTSHSTYTEEKDGLALQQAWQTSTSNQIIAGFDANNSKVNNTSSFVEEKEIKTKAFYLHDTWNFTDSWQLNAGVRYDKHNYFGHETTASLALNKKFTDTSNAYISWNQIFNAPNGNDLFYNSSWAKGNLNLKPETGDVISLGYNVQASASTNISMSYFKSEIKDAIDWYDAGTYWTVKNVNKQKKDGFELSVNHKLSEKWTTWAAYSYVNVKNSKSDAPFERDLTVRPNNYKIGLRYNQEKLNIELLGRISSGLSNKQYAEENYLTFDLSAQYKFNKNSKAYLKVYNLNNVAYSEKAGIANGEYSFPMPGRSILVGMEYAF, encoded by the coding sequence ATGCGAAACAAGAAAAAAACCTTGCTACTAGCTGTAGCTTGTTGCAGTGTTTTTTATACAAGTCAAGTGTCTTTAGCAGCAGAAAGGCAAGAACTAGAAACTTTTGCCTTAGATCAAATTGTGGTTACGGCAACGCGGAGCGAGAAAAAATTGGTTGATACGCCTGCAAATGTTACGGTAATTACAGCTGAGGAAATCACGCGCAAAGGTTATCAATCAGTTACGGAAGCTTTAGAAAATGTACCTGGAGCAATTGTCACTAGTAATGGTTTTGTGGGCTCAGAACAACATGTGTTATTAAATGGTGAAGAACGGGTGCTTTTTTTAGTAAATGGCCGACGGATGAACCTTGATCGTGGTGGCGGGCATGGCCGACAAGCTTTTGATTTACGTTCTTTACCGAATATAGGCGCTATTGAAAAAATTGAAGTTGTAAAAGGTGCTAGCACTACTTTATATGGAACGGATGCCGTAGGTGGGATTATTAATATTATTACCAAAAAAGGTGCGGCGCAAGTAGCAAGTTTAGATGTAAGCAGTGGTTCTTGGGGAACAGAAAATTATAAATTAGCTGTAGGTGGCAAAACTAATGCCGGCTTAGGTTACTATGTAACGTTAAAAAAATCAGAACAAGATTATGTTAAATTTAAAAAAGTTAAAAATAATCAAGAAATTAAGTGGGCGAATACTAGTTATGAATCAACCGCAGCTACAATTCGCTTAGATAAACAATTTGATGCCGATAAAGCAGCAACTTTAACTTTTGAGCACAGTATTGCAGATGCAGGTCAGCCTTATAATCCGCCAGGTTTTTCAGGGTTCAAAGCTACAGATACATCCACGATTTTAGATAACAATGTGATGGCTAAATACGAATGGGGCTTAAGTGGCGATAATAAAGGTTTTGTGCAAGTATTCCGCAACCATAATGTTGGTAATACCTATAGCTCTACTAGTCACAGTACTTATACTGAAGAAAAAGATGGTTTAGCATTGCAACAAGCTTGGCAAACTAGTACAAGCAATCAAATTATAGCGGGGTTTGATGCCAATAATTCTAAAGTAAATAACACTAGCTCTTTTGTAGAAGAAAAAGAAATTAAAACAAAAGCTTTTTATTTGCATGATACTTGGAACTTTACAGATAGCTGGCAATTAAACGCTGGGGTGCGTTATGATAAACATAATTATTTCGGACATGAAACTACAGCTAGTTTGGCTTTAAACAAAAAATTTACTGATACTAGTAACGCTTACATTTCTTGGAATCAAATTTTCAATGCCCCTAATGGCAATGATTTATTTTATAATAGCTCTTGGGCAAAAGGTAATTTAAATCTTAAACCAGAAACTGGGGATGTAATTTCTCTAGGCTACAATGTTCAAGCATCTGCTAGTACTAACATCAGTATGAGTTATTTTAAAAGCGAAATTAAAGATGCTATAGATTGGTATGATGCAGGTACTTATTGGACCGTTAAGAATGTTAATAAACAAAAGAAAGATGGTTTCGAATTATCAGTAAATCATAAGCTTTCAGAAAAGTGGACAACTTGGGCAGCCTATTCTTATGTAAATGTTAAAAATAGTAAGTCCGATGCTCCTTTTGAACGAGATTTAACTGTTCGACCTAATAACTATAAAATAGGTTTGCGTTACAATCAAGAAAAATTAAATATTGAACTATTAGGGCGAATTTCTTCTGGCTTAAGTAATAAGCAATATGCCGAAGAAAATTATTTAACTTTTGATTTAAGCGCTCAATATAAATTTAATAAAAACTCAAAAGCTTATTTGAAAGTATATAATCTAAATAATGTAGCTTATAGTGAAAAAGCTGGTATTGCCAATGGAGAATATAGTTTTCCAATGCCAGGTAGATCAATTTTAGTCGGCATGGAATACGCATTTTAG
- a CDS encoding carbon-nitrogen hydrolase family protein, with product MKIGLLHLNLSLGSEAKNLKILAQAIELASKKGAKWLITPETAVQGYYFYRQNPNSKIEPQPSAKLEQIQTIVKQYQLTLFLGTSEYVKEQACNFNTCLVFGNNGDVIGRHRKLISHATGAEAWATRASCLEPISVSQQFKVGALVCADAWYPEHGKILRDKGAKILVNIAAWPPTETCGNPLTAWQRCSLEAELPLILCNQTGENPWMNMTQAQSVVIENGEVKLTHSGEEKILLFDWDFEKNCLISTAYEKIEFKYKG from the coding sequence ATGAAAATAGGTTTATTACATTTAAATCTGAGTTTAGGCTCAGAAGCTAAAAACTTAAAAATTTTGGCACAAGCAATTGAACTAGCTAGTAAAAAAGGTGCGAAGTGGCTGATAACTCCTGAAACAGCAGTACAGGGCTATTATTTTTATCGGCAAAACCCTAATAGCAAAATTGAACCACAACCTTCAGCTAAGTTAGAACAAATCCAGACGATTGTAAAACAATATCAATTAACTTTATTTTTAGGCACTAGCGAATATGTTAAAGAACAAGCATGTAATTTTAATACCTGTTTAGTTTTTGGCAATAATGGCGATGTAATCGGGCGACATAGAAAGTTAATTTCACATGCTACTGGGGCAGAAGCTTGGGCTACGAGAGCTAGTTGTTTAGAACCGATTTCTGTGTCACAACAGTTTAAAGTAGGTGCTTTAGTGTGTGCTGATGCATGGTATCCAGAACACGGAAAAATTTTGCGTGACAAAGGGGCGAAAATTTTAGTTAATATAGCTGCCTGGCCGCCGACAGAAACTTGTGGCAATCCGTTAACAGCTTGGCAACGTTGTTCTTTAGAAGCTGAATTACCCTTAATTTTATGTAACCAGACCGGAGAAAATCCTTGGATGAATATGACTCAGGCGCAGAGTGTTGTTATTGAAAATGGGGAAGTTAAACTAACTCATTCGGGGGAAGAAAAAATATTGCTTTTTGATTGGGATTTTGAAAAAAATTGTCTGATTTCAACAGCTTATGAAAAAATAGAATTTAAATATAAGGGGTAA
- a CDS encoding ATP-binding protein, translating to MKRKVVYPFTAIVGQEDMKLSLILNVINPSLGGVLIKGEKGTAKSTAVRALAELLPAMPMVDGCKFNCDPSAVNNYCEACNEQVKNSQSLAQKNAKMRVVELPVSATEDRVVGTLDIEHAIKHGEKKFEAGILAQANRNILYVDEINLLDDHVVDVLLDAAAMGINTVEREGISYSHPARFVLVGTMNPEEGDIRPQLLDRFGLSVVVVGEHEPQQRVEVIKRRLAYEEDPEVFALEYQTEQEALAAKIMQARVVLPQVQIPEPLLFNVAKLVVELGVDGHRADITVIKAALTLAAFAGRKVVELTDIKDAAKLVLPHRMRRRPFEDSVLDWSKVEALLDN from the coding sequence ATGAAAAGAAAAGTAGTATATCCATTTACGGCGATTGTAGGTCAAGAAGATATGAAACTATCGTTAATTTTAAATGTAATAAACCCATCTTTAGGTGGGGTATTGATTAAGGGTGAAAAGGGTACTGCGAAATCTACTGCAGTAAGAGCGTTAGCTGAGCTTTTGCCAGCGATGCCAATGGTAGATGGTTGTAAATTTAATTGCGATCCTAGTGCTGTGAATAATTATTGTGAAGCCTGTAATGAGCAAGTGAAAAACAGCCAAAGTTTGGCACAAAAAAATGCTAAAATGCGTGTGGTAGAATTGCCAGTAAGTGCGACAGAAGATCGAGTTGTGGGAACTTTGGATATTGAGCATGCAATTAAACATGGAGAGAAAAAATTTGAGGCAGGAATTTTAGCACAAGCGAATCGCAATATTCTCTATGTAGATGAAATAAATTTGCTTGATGACCATGTAGTAGATGTGTTGCTAGATGCAGCAGCTATGGGTATTAATACCGTAGAACGTGAAGGTATCTCTTATTCGCATCCTGCTAGGTTTGTACTAGTAGGAACAATGAATCCAGAAGAAGGTGACATTCGCCCCCAACTCCTGGACCGTTTTGGGCTTTCGGTAGTAGTTGTAGGCGAGCATGAACCACAACAGCGAGTTGAAGTAATAAAACGTCGCTTGGCTTATGAAGAAGATCCAGAGGTGTTTGCGCTAGAATATCAAACAGAACAAGAAGCTTTGGCGGCTAAAATAATGCAAGCTAGAGTAGTATTACCCCAAGTTCAAATTCCAGAACCTTTATTATTTAATGTAGCTAAACTAGTAGTTGAATTGGGTGTAGATGGACATCGAGCTGATATCACGGTAATTAAAGCAGCATTAACTTTAGCTGCTTTTGCCGGTCGCAAAGTCGTAGAATTAACCGATATCAAAGATGCCGCAAAATTAGTATTACCACATAGAATGCGTAGAAGACCTTTTGAAGATAGCGTTTTAGACTGGAGCAAAGTGGAAGCCTTGTTGGATAATTAA
- a CDS encoding VWA domain-containing protein, whose product MSINKKFSFSAIVGQELAKKALLIALINPKAGGLIISGKKGTAKTTLVRSIAQLARQNLIEVPLNATEDMIFGSIDLEVALAKGQKKFLPGILARANKHLIYVDELNLLRPELLTAILDTNIRGENIVERDGLSYTHTTNYVFLGTMNPEEGVLSAQTLDRVGMYINIDNELDIENRVEIIKRALAYSNNPLGFNDNYQEADQKVLRTIEKAKEILSEIKISEAIVQLTAQFCAQAYCAGHRGELYLLEVAKTIVALAERNYILPKDLEEAAVLVLAHRMRKPPENQDEPQDQDEPQDQDEPQDQDEPQDQDEPQDQDEPQDQDESQDQDEPQNQDEPQNQDEPQNQDEPQNQDEPQEQDEPQDQDNTADIDKLFNMPKIELDIATDRKLRRGSGKRSLTKTDLKQGRYVRSIIPKNKFLDLAFDATLRAAAPFQKSRALNKVSGCFFDIRKEDLRQKVREKRVGNTFLFLVDASGSMGAKERMRAVKGAIFYMLQEAYQKRDRVGMIAFRRDKAEILLPITRSVDLAQKCLQTMPTGGKTPLAAGLNAASEMLYLQNKRDSDLEPVLILITDGRANSAGENINPVEAAIQAAKYLAEQQVKTLVIDTETDFIKVGITRKIAQEMGATYYQINKLSQESVLKIVRNIL is encoded by the coding sequence ATGAGTATAAATAAAAAGTTTTCTTTTAGTGCAATTGTTGGTCAAGAACTAGCTAAAAAAGCTTTGCTAATAGCGCTTATTAATCCTAAAGCAGGAGGCTTAATTATTTCAGGTAAAAAAGGAACGGCTAAAACTACGTTAGTGCGTTCTATAGCACAACTAGCAAGGCAAAACTTGATAGAAGTGCCTTTAAATGCTACTGAAGATATGATCTTTGGTAGCATAGATTTAGAAGTTGCGCTTGCTAAAGGACAGAAAAAATTTTTGCCAGGAATTTTAGCTAGAGCAAATAAGCACTTAATTTATGTAGATGAGTTAAATCTATTAAGACCAGAGTTGCTGACAGCTATTTTAGATACCAATATTCGCGGGGAAAATATAGTGGAGCGTGACGGTTTATCTTATACGCATACGACAAATTATGTGTTTTTAGGAACTATGAATCCAGAAGAAGGCGTTCTTTCAGCTCAAACTCTAGATAGAGTAGGTATGTATATAAATATCGATAATGAATTAGACATCGAAAACCGCGTAGAAATTATTAAGCGAGCCTTGGCTTATAGCAACAATCCGCTAGGTTTTAATGATAATTACCAAGAGGCTGATCAGAAAGTTTTAAGAACAATAGAAAAAGCTAAAGAAATATTATCTGAGATTAAAATTTCTGAAGCAATTGTACAATTAACTGCGCAATTTTGTGCTCAAGCTTACTGTGCAGGTCATCGTGGTGAGCTATATTTACTAGAAGTTGCTAAAACTATAGTAGCTTTAGCCGAGCGAAATTATATTTTACCAAAAGATCTAGAGGAAGCCGCGGTACTAGTGTTAGCACATCGCATGCGTAAACCACCAGAAAATCAAGATGAACCCCAAGACCAAGATGAACCCCAAGACCAAGACGAACCTCAAGATCAAGATGAACCTCAAGACCAAGATGAACCTCAAGACCAAGATGAACCTCAAGACCAAGATGAATCTCAAGACCAAGATGAACCGCAAAATCAAGATGAACCTCAAAATCAAGATGAACCGCAAAATCAAGATGAACCGCAAAATCAAGATGAACCTCAAGAGCAAGATGAACCCCAAGATCAAGATAATACAGCAGACATTGATAAATTGTTTAATATGCCTAAAATTGAATTAGATATAGCCACAGACCGCAAACTTAGGCGGGGTAGTGGCAAAAGAAGCTTAACAAAAACTGATTTAAAGCAAGGGCGTTACGTTCGTTCAATTATACCCAAAAATAAATTTCTTGATTTAGCTTTTGATGCTACACTCAGAGCAGCAGCACCTTTTCAAAAAAGCAGAGCTTTAAATAAAGTAAGTGGCTGTTTTTTTGATATCAGAAAAGAAGATTTGCGCCAAAAAGTGCGCGAGAAAAGAGTTGGCAATACTTTTTTATTTTTAGTAGATGCAAGTGGTTCAATGGGAGCAAAAGAGCGAATGCGAGCAGTTAAAGGGGCTATTTTTTATATGCTACAAGAAGCCTATCAAAAGCGGGATCGTGTAGGCATGATAGCTTTTAGACGAGATAAAGCTGAAATTCTTTTGCCAATTACACGGAGTGTAGATTTAGCACAAAAATGCCTCCAAACTATGCCAACTGGAGGAAAAACGCCCTTAGCAGCTGGTTTAAATGCGGCGAGTGAAATGCTGTATTTACAAAATAAGCGTGATAGTGATTTAGAACCAGTACTAATTTTAATTACCGATGGACGTGCTAATTCGGCGGGTGAAAATATTAATCCGGTAGAAGCAGCAATTCAAGCTGCTAAGTATCTTGCAGAGCAACAAGTTAAAACCTTAGTTATTGACACCGAGACAGATTTTATAAAAGTAGGAATAACAAGAAAAATTGCTCAAGAAATGGGCGCTACTTATTATCAAATTAACAAATTATCACAAGAGAGTGTGTTGAAAATAGTCCGAAACATACTTTAA
- the nifH gene encoding nitrogenase iron protein, which translates to MKKIAIYGKGGIGKSTTSANLSAAFSEMGHKVCQIGCDPKNDSTRLLLGRICRETVLDMVRESEDGEVTAAQIIHTGFNGIQCVEAGGPEPGVGCAGRGIIVALEKIRALGAIAEEQLVIYDVLGDVVCGGFAVPIREGYATDIYIVSSGELMSLYAANNIAKGIQKFAKRGKVRLGGIIGNGRNTENELEVLTEFATKINSKLIMYIPRDKVVNQAEVQRKTVIEWAPESNQADIYRTLAKKMDTNEDLRIPEPLSFEELEELVYKYGN; encoded by the coding sequence ATGAAAAAAATAGCTATATATGGCAAAGGCGGAATTGGTAAATCTACAACTTCAGCGAATCTTTCGGCTGCTTTTAGTGAAATGGGTCATAAAGTTTGCCAAATAGGGTGTGATCCTAAAAACGATTCTACAAGATTGCTTTTGGGTCGTATTTGTCGGGAAACAGTGTTAGATATGGTACGCGAAAGTGAAGATGGAGAAGTAACTGCGGCACAGATTATTCATACAGGTTTCAATGGTATTCAATGTGTAGAAGCAGGTGGACCTGAGCCAGGTGTGGGTTGTGCTGGACGAGGTATAATTGTAGCTTTGGAAAAAATTCGCGCTTTGGGAGCGATTGCTGAGGAGCAACTAGTAATTTATGATGTATTAGGTGATGTAGTTTGTGGTGGCTTTGCCGTGCCAATTCGCGAAGGTTATGCTACAGATATTTATATAGTTTCTTCAGGTGAGCTAATGTCACTATATGCGGCTAATAATATCGCCAAAGGTATTCAAAAATTCGCTAAACGTGGTAAAGTACGCTTGGGTGGTATTATTGGCAATGGACGCAACACGGAAAATGAACTTGAAGTTTTAACAGAATTTGCAACCAAAATCAACTCAAAATTAATTATGTATATTCCTAGAGACAAGGTTGTTAATCAGGCAGAGGTGCAAAGAAAAACTGTTATTGAATGGGCTCCAGAATCGAATCAAGCGGATATATATCGCACTTTGGCCAAAAAAATGGATACCAATGAGGACTTAAGAATACCAGAACCCCTTTCGTTTGAAGAATTAGAAGAGTTGGTTTATAAGTATGGCAATTAA
- a CDS encoding nitrogenase component 1: MAIKTKRYINKAISCSCSMPGVWRATSYIQGGLVVFHSPKACSHITQVMDNSAFFRSKARDEYYETLQPVPLICSNLTDDNSIFGGEKKLKQCLEAVMSKYQPKFIVIANSCVAGVIGDDIESIASTIQEKYQVPVLAIPCFGFLDGEYYAGYYQTTSQLIKKFIPKSEIKQKDSVVLIGDNGGPNGEYAREVKSVLHKLGIAVIGQFPTFMTLEALPEIAKAEYSIVLGGRGYTHKWLLKIATDLKQQLAIPYYAQIYPIGWKNTKQWIQNMGVLFKKTSMAQAIIAQEEIKLMQVIDSLAVKLIDKQAVLCIGRMSSYFSPNWILELLALLKLELKSIVLLDGYTEKEKKSMQLLLKQETTVPIISFEQVANLSDLADLILTTHELQDDKHKQIILPMLPVIGVSGEIDFINKISQIISRRGIKGGVVYG, from the coding sequence ATGGCAATTAAAACAAAACGCTATATTAATAAAGCAATAAGCTGTAGCTGTAGCATGCCAGGTGTTTGGCGTGCTACTAGCTATATACAAGGTGGACTAGTTGTTTTTCATAGTCCTAAGGCCTGTTCACATATTACCCAAGTTATGGATAACAGTGCTTTTTTTCGTTCTAAAGCTAGAGATGAGTATTATGAAACTTTGCAACCAGTACCACTTATTTGTAGTAATTTAACGGATGATAATTCTATTTTTGGTGGGGAAAAAAAACTTAAGCAGTGTTTAGAAGCAGTTATGAGCAAATATCAGCCTAAATTTATTGTGATAGCAAATTCTTGTGTGGCAGGTGTAATTGGTGATGATATTGAGAGTATTGCCAGCACTATACAAGAAAAATATCAAGTTCCAGTATTAGCAATTCCGTGTTTTGGTTTTTTAGATGGTGAATATTATGCTGGATATTATCAAACAACTAGTCAGTTGATAAAAAAGTTTATACCTAAATCAGAAATTAAACAAAAAGACAGTGTGGTGCTAATTGGTGATAATGGTGGTCCAAACGGCGAATATGCTCGTGAAGTTAAAAGTGTTTTACATAAATTGGGTATTGCGGTTATTGGACAATTTCCTACATTTATGACTTTAGAGGCACTCCCGGAAATTGCAAAAGCTGAATATAGTATTGTTTTAGGTGGGCGAGGTTATACGCATAAATGGCTTTTGAAAATTGCTACAGATTTAAAGCAGCAATTAGCAATTCCCTATTATGCACAGATATACCCCATTGGTTGGAAAAACACTAAACAGTGGATTCAGAATATGGGCGTACTGTTTAAAAAAACATCTATGGCCCAAGCCATTATTGCACAAGAAGAAATTAAACTTATGCAAGTTATAGATAGTTTAGCGGTGAAATTAATAGATAAACAGGCCGTATTATGTATTGGTCGCATGAGTAGCTATTTTTCACCTAATTGGATTTTAGAGTTATTGGCTTTGCTAAAGTTAGAGCTAAAGAGTATTGTATTGTTGGATGGCTATACAGAAAAAGAAAAAAAGTCAATGCAATTGTTGCTTAAACAAGAAACTACAGTACCGATAATATCTTTTGAGCAAGTTGCGAATCTTTCTGATTTAGCAGATTTGATTTTGACAACCCATGAATTGCAAGATGATAAACATAAACAAATAATTTTACCCATGTTACCTGTTATTGGCGTTAGTGGGGAAATTGATTTTATTAATAAAATTTCTCAAATTATTTCGCGACGGGGTATTAAAGGAGGGGTTGTTTATGGGTGA